The Verrucomicrobiota bacterium nucleotide sequence GCCTCGGCGTGTTCACTTACTCGAAGGAGGAAGGCACGCGCGCCGGCAACATGCAGGGTCAGATTCCTGATAAGATCAAAAAACAACGACGCGCCCGGGCGATGGCCGAGCAACACCAGGTCGCGGTGCAAGTCTCCGAATCGTTCGTTGGTCGCACCCTTAAAGTACTGGTGGAAAGCGAAGCCAGCGCAAAAGCACTGGGCCGCGCCAACGTATTTTCCTGGGAGCATGGGTTGATCCGTGACCAGGAAACTCTGAACCCTCAACCCTCAACCCTCAAGTATTTGATCGCCCGTGGCGAGGCCGACGCGCCGGACATCGATGGTCGCGTTTGTGTGCGAGGCAGATTGCCGATTGGCGAATTTGCGCAAGTGAGGATCATCGGTCACACGGATTACGATTTGATTGCTGAGCCGGCGAGGGGACAATGACCCAAATACCCAAATATCCAAATACTCAAGGGCTGAGAGCCTTCCACCTCGCGTCTTGGGTATTTGGATATTTGGGTATTTAGGTTTTTGCGTCTTTGCATTAAAACAAAACCATGAACCTGCCAAACAAACTGACACTTTCCCGCTTCATGCTGACGGTCGCGTTCCTGGTGGTCCTGCTTTCGCAGTCGCGTTACCACCCAACTCTGGCCCTGGTCCTTTTCATTGCCGCCAGTTTGACGGATTATTTCGACGGCCGGATCGCACGGCGCGACCAGCTCATCACGAACTTCGGCGTGTTGATGGACCCGCTGGCGGACAAGATACTGGTCTGCTCCGCGTTTATCGCGTTCGTCGATCGCGGCTGGATGCCGGTGTGGATGGTAGTGGTCATCGTGGCGCGCGAGCTGGCGATCACCGGCTTGCGGTTGCTGGCGGCGTCGAAACAGGTGGTGCTGGCAGCGGAAGGCTATGGCAAACACAAAACCATTTCACAAATCGTGGCGATCATTTCGATTCTCGTCCTCCAGAGTTATCCTGAATGGGGCGACTGGTCGAAGGCGATTTTAGATTGGTGGGTGCCGTATTTCACGGCTGTGTCAAAATGGGTGGCGGTCGTGCTGACTTTCACTTCTGGCGCACTTTATCTTTGGAACAATCGAAGGTTGTATTTGGACGATCTATGAGTTGGTAGCATGGGAGCCGACACTTTTTCAAACATGATGTTTGCGAATTGGTTTGGGGGATGGGAGATAGTGTTGATTCTGGCCGTCATCCTTATTCTACTTGGTACCAAAAAGCTGTCTGACATGGGGAAGGGCTTCAACCAAGGTTTTAATGAGTTGTTGAAAGCGACCAGAGATGTGGCAGACGAATTGGGGGACAAAGAGCAGCGAGTAACCGGCGTTGTTTATGAGGCAATAACGCCCGACAGTCGGACGGCAGACTTTACCTTTCGTACCCAAACTGAAAATGATTCGTCCGTTATCCTTTTCATTGCACAAGGGTTTGGCGTGGGGCGAATACCGTTTGCGCCCGGCACGTTCGGTTCGCTAGTTGGCCTGCTCTGGTTCCTGGCTTTGCTCTCGACGGGAAATGTATTGTTGTTCCTGACTGGTTCGATTGCGGGAGTTGCGGTGTCCGTCTGGCTTTGCGACAAGGCCGAAAGCATTTTGAGGCAACGTGATCCACGCTCTGTGGTGCTGGACGAAATTGTTGCGGTGCCATTCTGTTTCGCCAGTTGGGTCGCCGTGTTATTTTTCAAAAACGGCCACCTGCCCGCTCCCGAATATTTCTTCTCCAGCGACACATGGCTGCTAACGGCTGGAGTTTTCGCAGCCTTCCGCTTTTTTGACGTCTTGAAGCCATGGCCGGTGCGGCAAAGCCAGTCGTTGCCCGGCGGCTGGGGCGTGACGATGGATGATCTGCTGGCGGCGGCTAATGTTAACGTAACCGTGCTTTTGGTTTACTGCGCTAAAATGTCTTTTGCTCTCTAGCGGCGCGGCGGCGCCGGCGGCAGCGGGAGGAGTTCGCCGGAAACGTTTTGCGTTGGTTGATACAGCCCCGGAGTCAGGCCGGCGAGCGGGTCGGCGTTTCGGTAATGTCGCCACCACAGAGCGATCACGATCAGGCTGATCAACGCCAGGGCGACGCCGAGTGCGATCAGTGCGGTGCGCCGGTTTACCTTGGAAAACTGGAGCATGATAAAATCCACAGCGGTGCGCGGTTGATCGGAGAGCGGTGGCGGCTCACTGAATTGTTCGGTCTGACTCAACTCTTCGTCCAGTGCGGCCATGATCTGCGGCACGTCCAGTTTGAGCACAGCGGCGTAGCTGCGGACAAACCCGCGAATATAGACCGTGGCGGAAAACACTTGGAAATTCCCTTCTTCCAGCGCCCGGACGTGGTCGGTCCGAATTTTGGTAATCTCGGCCACCTGGTACACAGTGAGGTTCTGGGCCTCCCGGCCTTCGCGGAGTTGTTCGGCTACCGTCGGCATGACGGCCTTAAATAGCGATTTTGTTCATCACTTGGCAATCACAGAAAAGCGGAGCAAACTTTTCCGCTCCGAAATTTCAAGGAATGCGTTTTAAAATTTGTATTTGATGAACAGGGAACCGAAACGGTCCTCCTGGATTTGTTTCACGAATTCTGGGGTGCGGTGAACGAAAGTGTAGCCCAACTCCCACCGGCGCAGCGCAAATGCAAACCCGCTTTTCCATTCGCCCACAAATGCCTCTTTGGCGACGTGATGGCCGTCGCGCAGAAGGTTGCCGTCAAGAAAAACCGTGTAAAGCACCGCCCGCCCTTCCACGCCCGTGAACAAATAAAATCCCCATCGTCCGCCGGTGCGGGAAGGCGACCAACCGCCTTCAGTTGTGATCAGCGAATCGATGGTTTGCGCGCCGAAATCGTCCGGCAGGTTCCAGCCCAGTCGGACGGTTGCCCCGAGTCGGAAGGAAGTATCGACGTTGCCAAGACTGGCCCCCGCGTGTGGAATGAAATCGACGTAGCGCACGTTTTCTTGCGCAGGTGAGAAGCGCCAGGAGCGCTGGTATTTCAACGCCAGTCCCGGCTCGTCCTTGAGTTGATGGGCCCAACCCGCCGGTTTGGCGGAGTTGTCGAGTTCGTGAAACAACGCCTGGGACACTTCCGCGAGTGACGCCCGACCAATGGCGCCGAAATCCAGTTGAAAGCTTTCCAGCATCGGTTGATTGCCAAAAGCCAAGCCACGCCGCTGAAGAATGAAACCGCTGTAAAGCCACCCGGCGTACGGGCGGTCGTTTGACACCAAGGTTTTCACCCCGATGTCGAGTGGGGTATAGATGCTCTGGCCCAGTTCATAGCCAAATTTCTCGGTGCGGAGCGAGAAACCCCACGCGGGAATTTTTGCGGAAAGGCCGGCGGCCCAGCGCGGCAGGACACCATCCTCCTGCAGATAGGCGACCTTGAATCCTTGTGTGTAATGCCCGTCGGTGTGAAACATGAAGTCGTTCTCTTCAATGAACGTACACACCGGCCCCTGATCAAAGGATTGAGGAAAAGCTGGCGTGGGTTGACCCAGAACCGAGGCCAACATTATTCCGGCGGCAATCCACTGACACCCGCGCACAGTTTGATTCACACCCAGGTTTTTGAACAGTTTAACCGCGGAGAGGGTCACGCCCCTGCCCGCTCATTTCCAGCATCGACTGATTGATTGCTAAACAGTCCGCAGCGTAATTTCATCATCACCCTGCATCGCTGAAAAGGCCAGGTAAGGAAAAAAAACCAGGTTCAGCACGGGCAGAAACACGAGGAGCACGAGCCACGCGCTTTTTCCCAGCGCCTCACAAAGCTTTGCGCACAAATAGATGAAGACGAAAACGCCCGGCAGCACAAATAGATATAACAGGAAGAGCCACGGCGAAATGCCGGCGGCGCGGTGCAGCGGAATCAACTGCAGAAAAGGCAGCCAGATCAACGGCCCCGGCTCGGTCTTTACCTTGAGGCAGATTCTCCTCATGCAGAATGAGTAAAAAAGGTGAAGCACCAACCACACGGCCAAGACCACGAGCAACAACGTGCCCAAATTGACACCACTAGCCTTGAGTTTGTCCTCGTATGAACTGCTGGTGCTGCGAAGGAATTCGGTGGCTTTGGTCTGTCGTATTTTGGCGGTTAATGACTCCAATTGGCTGGCCAAGGGACTGGGCTTATCCGGTTCCGCCGGCGCGTAGCCCAGTTTTTTCAATTCTTCGGGGTTCAGGTCTTTGAGCTTGAAACTGCTCAAGCCGCCGGCATGGCTGATGAACACCGCTGTTCTCGTCTTATTGAGGATCGTGACATTGGAATAGGTTTGCGAGCCGATCTTGAGTATTTCGAAGGTTTCATCCGCGCCCAGGGAATTCCCCACCCACATGGTCAGCAGGGTCAGAATCAGTAATGGGAGACGTCGAATGATCATTAAATGGAGCTTTGGCCGTTCACGCGTTGTCACCTTTTAAACCCAGCACCGCATCCGCGCACAAGTCAATAAAAGGAAACCGCACGGATTGCAATTCCTAAACCGCGGACAATTCACCTCATTGTTCTCCTCCATCCGCCCCGCCGCCGTCGAGGTCGATGAGAATGTCCCGCGGCTCGGCGCCCTTGCTGGGACCGACGACACCACGATTTTCCAGTTCGTCCATGATGCGGGCCGCGCGCGTGTAGCCGAGGCGCAGGCGGCGTTGCATCAAGGAAACGCTGGCTTTCTGTTCGCTGCGAATCACTTCGATGCATTGCTGCATGAGTTCCTCGTCTTCGTCAATTCCGCTTTCATTGTCAAAGTTGCCCGCGGGTTTGGAGAGTTGTCGGTGTATCTCCATTTCGTAGCTCGGTTTGCCCTGCTTGGCGATGAAGTCCACAATGGTTTGAATTTCGTGATCCGTGATGAGCGCGCCCTGGGCGCGAATCAGTTTGGCCGAACCGGGCGGCAGATAAAGCATGTCGCCTTTGCCGAGCAATTTGTCGGCGCCCATCGCGTCGAGAATCGTGCGCGAATCCACTTTGGCGGCGACTTGGAACGCGATGCGCGCGGGAATGTTCGCCTTGATGACGCCCGTGATGACATCGACACTGGGCCGTTGCGTGGCGACGATGCAATGGATGCCGGCCGCGCGCGCCATCTGCGTGATGCGGGCGATGGCCATCTCAACGTCGGCGGGCGCCACCAACATCAGGTCGGCCAACTCGTCGATGATGACCACGATGTAACTGAGCTTGTCGGGAATGACGATGTCCTCCTCGCGCGGCACCACGATTTCCTCGTCCACCTCGACGGCAAATCCGTCCGAGCCGGCTTCGACCTTTTCCTTTTTAGCCATGAGCGGAAGTTCGGGTTCGGTTTGTCGTATCGGCTTGTGCTTGGGCCGCTCGTTGAACGATTTGATGTTCCGCACCCCGACGCGCGCAAAAATCTGGTAGCGCTTTTCCATTTC carries:
- a CDS encoding lipid A deacylase LpxR family protein, with the translated sequence MFHTDGHYTQGFKVAYLQEDGVLPRWAAGLSAKIPAWGFSLRTEKFGYELGQSIYTPLDIGVKTLVSNDRPYAGWLYSGFILQRRGLAFGNQPMLESFQLDFGAIGRASLAEVSQALFHELDNSAKPAGWAHQLKDEPGLALKYQRSWRFSPAQENVRYVDFIPHAGASLGNVDTSFRLGATVRLGWNLPDDFGAQTIDSLITTEGGWSPSRTGGRWGFYLFTGVEGRAVLYTVFLDGNLLRDGHHVAKEAFVGEWKSGFAFALRRWELGYTFVHRTPEFVKQIQEDRFGSLFIKYKF
- a CDS encoding helix-turn-helix domain-containing protein — translated: MPTVAEQLREGREAQNLTVYQVAEITKIRTDHVRALEEGNFQVFSATVYIRGFVRSYAAVLKLDVPQIMAALDEELSQTEQFSEPPPLSDQPRTAVDFIMLQFSKVNRRTALIALGVALALISLIVIALWWRHYRNADPLAGLTPGLYQPTQNVSGELLPLPPAPPRR
- a CDS encoding phosphatidylglycerophosphatase A, which translates into the protein MGKGFNQGFNELLKATRDVADELGDKEQRVTGVVYEAITPDSRTADFTFRTQTENDSSVILFIAQGFGVGRIPFAPGTFGSLVGLLWFLALLSTGNVLLFLTGSIAGVAVSVWLCDKAESILRQRDPRSVVLDEIVAVPFCFASWVAVLFFKNGHLPAPEYFFSSDTWLLTAGVFAAFRFFDVLKPWPVRQSQSLPGGWGVTMDDLLAAANVNVTVLLVYCAKMSFAL
- the pgsA gene encoding CDP-diacylglycerol--glycerol-3-phosphate 3-phosphatidyltransferase, translated to MNLPNKLTLSRFMLTVAFLVVLLSQSRYHPTLALVLFIAASLTDYFDGRIARRDQLITNFGVLMDPLADKILVCSAFIAFVDRGWMPVWMVVVIVARELAITGLRLLAASKQVVLAAEGYGKHKTISQIVAIISILVLQSYPEWGDWSKAILDWWVPYFTAVSKWVAVVLTFTSGALYLWNNRRLYLDDL